The genome window CCTAAATATTCTTCTTTCCAGAAATCTAAAACAGAGTTTATTTCGTTTGAGTCATCAACAGCAATTAGATCATCCTCATCCTCGTCATATAAGAATATATAGTTAGTTCCGTCAGAATCCTCAGTTATAAGGTATTCCTTATCTCTAATAATAAGATTTTCTAAGACTGTTATTTCAAACTCCTCGTCATCGATGATGTGATAAAAAGTTTCTCCTTGCGAATACATTGTTTCCTCCTAATAATTTATAAAAATAAAATAAAAAAATAAAATTAAAAACTACTTATGATATTTAGTATTTTTTATTATACTAAACCATCTATAAATTTGCTCAATTAATATTAATCTCATTAATTGATGCGGGAAAGTCATTTTAGAAAAGCTAAGTCTTAAATCTGCAGCTTTTCTAATTTCCTCAGAAACGCCATAAGAACCACCGATTATAAAGTTGATAGTGTTATCACCATTAACTCCAATTTTTTCGATATGCGATGCCATTTCTTCCGATGAAAAATTCTTTCCACTGATATCTAAGAGAATTTTAAAACCTTTATTTTTTTCTA of Cetobacterium sp. ZOR0034 contains these proteins:
- the rlmH gene encoding 23S rRNA (pseudouridine(1915)-N(3))-methyltransferase RlmH — encoded protein: MNINIICVGKIKEKYILDGIQEFAKRLQAFGKLKVFELKEDGNDSNRNISIEKESKAILETLEKNKGFKILLDISGKNFSSEEMASHIEKIGVNGDNTINFIIGGSYGVSEEIRKAADLRLSFSKMTFPHQLMRLILIEQIYRWFSIIKNTKYHK